The region GCCCACCCAGCACTCGGTGCGCGAGCTTCGCAGCATCGGCATCCAGCCCGACTTCCTCATGTGCCGGGCCGACCACGCCATCGGCGACGACGCGCGGCGCAAGATCGCGCTCTTCTGCAACCTGCCCTACGAGCACGTCTTCGACGGCCGCGACGTCAAGAGCATCTACGAGGTGCCCCTGAACCTGCACGAGCAGAACTTCGACGGGCTGCTCTGCGAGCGCCTGAAGCTCGAGACGCCGGCGCCCGACCTGTCGGACTGGGAGCGCATGGTGAACGTCATCGTCAGCCCGCCGGACACCGTGCGCATCGCCATCGTCGGCAAGTACATCGAGCTGAAGGACGCCTACAAGAGCATCAGCGAGAGCTTCATCCACGCCGGCATCCCCAACCACGTGGGGGTCGAGCAGGTGTGGGTCGATTCGGAGACCCTCGAGGGCGAGGAGGTGGGCGACCGCCGCCTGGCCGAGATCTTCGCCGGCTGCCACGGCATCCTGGTGCCCGGCGGCTTCGGCGACCGCGGCATCCCCGGCAAGGTGAACGCCATCCGCTACGCCCGCGAGAACGGCATCCCGTTCTTCGGCATCTGCCTCGGACTGCAGTGCGCCATGATCGAGATCGGCCGCGACCTGGTCGGCCTCGAGAAGGCGGGCAGCGCCGAGTTCGACGCCGCCTCGCCCCATCCGGTGATCCATCTCATGGAGAGCCAGAAGGGCGTCACCAACAAGGGCGGCACCATGCGGCTGGGGGCCTACCCGTGCGTCATCACGCCGGGCAGCCGGGCCTACCACTGCTACGGCGAGTTCGAGATCAGCGAGCGCCACCGCCACCGCTTCGAGGTGAACAACGCCTACCGCGCGGCCTTCGAGGAGGCGGGCGTGGTCTTTTCCGGCACCTCGCCCGACGGCGAGCTGGTGGAGATGCTCGAACTGCCCGCCCACCCGTTCTTCCTGGCGGTGCAGTTCCATCCCGAGCTGAAATCGCGGCCGCGCCGTCCGCATCCGCTCTTCCGGGAGTTCGTGGGGGCGGCCGTGGCCCGGCAGGAGCGGCTGCGCGACGAGGCTTCCGGCCGGACGCCGACGCCCCGCGGGGCCGGTGGCGAGGGCGCCGAGACGGCGCCGGCGGCGTCCGATCCCCGGGCCCGCAACGAGGAGACGGCCGCCGGCTGAGCCGACGGCCCAACGACAGGGAAGGTCATGGCCTGCGCTGAACCCATCACCATCGGCGGTCGCCGCGTCGGACGCGGCCAGCCTCTCTACGTCATCGCCGGTCCCTGCGTCCTGGAAGACCCGGACGAGATGCTCGCCACCGCCGCGAGCGTGGCGGCCACGTGCCGGGAGGCGGGCGTCGGCTACTGCTTCAAGAGCAGCTACCGCAAGGACAACCGCACCAGTTCGACCTCCTTCCGCGGGCCGGGCCTCGACGAGGGCCTCGACCTGCTCGGGCGCATCGGCCGCGAGGTGGGGGTGCCCGTGCTGACGGACATCCACCATCCGGAGGAGGCGGCCGCCGTGGCCGAGGTGTGCGAGATCCTGCAGATCCCGGCCTTCCTCTGCCGGCAGACGAGCCTGCTCGAGGCCGCCGGAGCCACCGGTGCGGTGGTCAACGTGAAGAAGGGCCAGTTCCTCGCCGCCGCCGACATGGCCCACGCCGCGGGCAAGCTGCGCCACGCCGGCTGCGAGCGCGTCCTGTTCACCGAGCGGGGCTCGTTCTTCGGCTACCGCGACCTGGTCGTCGACTTCCGGTCGACGAAGATCATGCGCGACCTCGGCGTGCCCGTGGTCTTCGACGCCACCCACGCCGTGCAGTCGCCGGGCAGCACCGGCCAGACCACGGGCGGCGCGCCGGAGTTCATCCCGCTGCTGGCCCGCTGCGGCCTGGCGGCCGGGGCCGACGCCGTCTTCCTCGAGGTGCATCCGGAACCCGCCCGGGCGCGCAGCGACGCGGGCAGCCAGTTGCCCCTGGACGCCTTCGCGCCCCTGCTGGCCGAGCTGGTGCGGCACCGCGACCTCTACCTGGAGGGTGACCATGACCGCCCGTGAACCCGCCGGCCACTGGCCGCCCCACAACGATTCCGACTACCGCCAGGAGGCCGTCATCCGCCTGGGCGAGGATCTGGCCGACCGCTTCGCGCGCGTCAGGCTGCTGGTCTTCGACGCCGACGGCGTGCTCACGCCGGGCAGCCTGGTCTACGGCCCGGACGGCGAGGCCCTCAAGGAGTTCCACGCCCACGACGGGCTGGGGCTGGTGCTGGCCCGGCTCGGCGGTCTGAAGCTGGCCGTGATCACGGGCCGCGACAGCGCCATCGTGCGGCGCCGCTGCACCGAACTGCGCTTCGACGCGATCATGCTCGGCCGGTTCGACAAGATGGAGGCCCTGGCCGAGGTGCTCGACGCCACCGGCTGCGAGGCCGAGGAGGCCCTCTACATGGGCGACGACGTCATCGACCTGCCGGCCATGTTCCACGTCGGCGTGCCCACGGCGGTGCCCGGCGCGCCCAGCGAGGTGCGCGAGCACTGCGCCTGGGTCGCCACCGCGCCCGGGGGCGGGGGCGCCGTGCGCGAGGTGATCGAACTCGTGCTCAAGAGCGCCGGCCTCATGGGCCAGGCCCTCGAGCGGCTCATGATCCGCGAGCACCAGCCGACCCGGTCCGAGCTGGGCTCGGACGTGCGTCCGGCCGGCCAGGGGGACCCCTCGTGAACCCGCAGGCGCGCCGGCAGCCTTCCGCGGCCGAGCTGAGCGACGCGGCCCTGGTGGCCCTGGGGCGCGAGACCTTCGCCGCCGAGGCCCGGACCCTGAACGACGTGGAAGCGAGCCTCGACGCTTCCTTCGCGGCGGCGGTGCGGGCCCTGCTCGCCTGCGAGGGCCGCGTGCTGGTGACGGGGCTGGGCAAGTCGGGGATCGTGGCCCGCAAGCTCGCCGCGACCCTCACGAGCACGGGCACGCCGAGCCATTTCATCCACCCGGTCGAGGCCGCCCACGGCGACCTCGGCGTGGTGCGCGGGGCGGACGTGCTGATCGCCATCTCGCGCAGCGGCAACAACCCCGAGGTGGTCGACCTGCTGACCACCTGCAAGGGCTTCGGCATGACGACCATGGCCATCACGGCGGGGGCCGAGTCCGACGTGGCCGACCGCAGCGACATCGTCCT is a window of bacterium DNA encoding:
- a CDS encoding CTP synthase; protein product: MAKFVFVTGGVVSALGKGIASASLGNLLKARGLNVVLQKFDPYLNVDPGTMSPFQHGEVFVLDDGAECDLDLGHYERFTDTNLSQINNLTSGRVYETILAKERKGEYLGRTVQVIPHVTDEIKRRILLPAKENPDVDVIITEIGGTVGDIESLPFLEAIRQFRLELPMHDSASVHLTLVPYIAAAGEIKTKPTQHSVRELRSIGIQPDFLMCRADHAIGDDARRKIALFCNLPYEHVFDGRDVKSIYEVPLNLHEQNFDGLLCERLKLETPAPDLSDWERMVNVIVSPPDTVRIAIVGKYIELKDAYKSISESFIHAGIPNHVGVEQVWVDSETLEGEEVGDRRLAEIFAGCHGILVPGGFGDRGIPGKVNAIRYARENGIPFFGICLGLQCAMIEIGRDLVGLEKAGSAEFDAASPHPVIHLMESQKGVTNKGGTMRLGAYPCVITPGSRAYHCYGEFEISERHRHRFEVNNAYRAAFEEAGVVFSGTSPDGELVEMLELPAHPFFLAVQFHPELKSRPRRPHPLFREFVGAAVARQERLRDEASGRTPTPRGAGGEGAETAPAASDPRARNEETAAG
- the kdsA gene encoding 3-deoxy-8-phosphooctulonate synthase; this translates as MACAEPITIGGRRVGRGQPLYVIAGPCVLEDPDEMLATAASVAATCREAGVGYCFKSSYRKDNRTSSTSFRGPGLDEGLDLLGRIGREVGVPVLTDIHHPEEAAAVAEVCEILQIPAFLCRQTSLLEAAGATGAVVNVKKGQFLAAADMAHAAGKLRHAGCERVLFTERGSFFGYRDLVVDFRSTKIMRDLGVPVVFDATHAVQSPGSTGQTTGGAPEFIPLLARCGLAAGADAVFLEVHPEPARARSDAGSQLPLDAFAPLLAELVRHRDLYLEGDHDRP
- a CDS encoding HAD hydrolase-like protein, translating into MTAREPAGHWPPHNDSDYRQEAVIRLGEDLADRFARVRLLVFDADGVLTPGSLVYGPDGEALKEFHAHDGLGLVLARLGGLKLAVITGRDSAIVRRRCTELRFDAIMLGRFDKMEALAEVLDATGCEAEEALYMGDDVIDLPAMFHVGVPTAVPGAPSEVREHCAWVATAPGGGGAVREVIELVLKSAGLMGQALERLMIREHQPTRSELGSDVRPAGQGDPS